One genomic segment of Hordeum vulgare subsp. vulgare chromosome 2H, MorexV3_pseudomolecules_assembly, whole genome shotgun sequence includes these proteins:
- the LOC123429586 gene encoding probable carboxylesterase 18 codes for MAGAESARPAPPVLPWTVRLQVLALGAFCDLSQRRNGTVNRFLFSLADRKTPARPRPDALGVRSADVMVGNDRNLWARVFSSSAGEAGAAPLPVLVYFHGGGFALLSAASAPLDAMCRRFCRELRAVVVSVNYRRAPEHRYPAAYADCVDVLSYLGNTGLPADLGVPVDLSRCFLIGDSAGGNIAHHVAHRWTSPAAATSSNPVRLAGIILLQPYFGGEERTEAELRLEGVGPVVNMRRSDWFWKAFLPEGADRNHPAAHVTGEAGPEPELPEAFPPAMVVVGGFDPLQDWQRRYAAMLQRKGKAVRLVEFPDAIHGFYIFPKLPDAGKLVKDVKTFMETHTPDH; via the coding sequence ATGGCGGGAGCCGAGAGCGCGCGGCCGGCGCCTCCGGTGCTGCCGTGGACGGTGCGGCTCCAGGTGCTCGCGCTCGGGGCCTTCTGCGACCTCTCGCAGCGCCGGAACGGCACCGTGAACCGCTTCCTCTTCTCGCTCGCCGACCGGAAGACCCCGGCGAGGCCGCGCCCGGACGCGCTCGGCGTCCGCTCCGCCGACGTCATGGTCGGCAACGACAGAAACCTCTGGGCGCGcgtcttctcctcttccgcgGGTGAAGCCGGGGCGGCGCCGCTCCCTGTCCTCGTGTACTTCCACGGTGGCGGCTTCGCGCTGCTCTCCGCGGCGTCCGCGCCCCTGGACGCCATGTGCCGCCGCTTCTGCCGAGAGCTGCGCGCCGTCGTCGTCTCCGTCAACTACCGCCGCGCGCCCGAGCACCGGTACCCCGCTGCCTACGCTGACTGCGTGGACGTGCTCAGCTACCTTGGCAACACCGGCCTCCCTGCCGACCTCGGCGTCCCGGTCGACCTCTCCCGCTGCTTCCTCATCGGGGACAGCGCCGGCGGCAACATCGCCCACCACGTGGCCCACCGGTGGACCTCGCCCGCCGCCGCTACTTCCAGTAACCCCGTCCGCCTCGCCGGCATCATCCTGCTGCAGCCGTACTTCGGCGGCGAGGAGCGCACGGAAGCGGAGTTGAGGCTGGAGGGCGTGGGGCCGGTGGTGAACATGCGCCGCTCGGATTGGTTCTGGAAGGCGTTCTTGCCGGAGGGGGCCGATCGGAACCACCCGGCGGCGCACGTGACTGGGGAGGCGGGCCCGGAGCCCGAGCTGCCGGAGGCTTTCCCGCCGGCGATGGTGGTGGTCGGCGGGTTCGACCCGCTGCAGGACTGGCAGCGGCGGTACGCCGCCATGCTGCAGAGGAAGGGGAAGGCGGTGCGGCTGGTGGAGTTTCCGGACGCCATCCATGGCTTCTACATATTCCCGAAGCTCCCCGACGCCGGcaagctcgtcaaggacgtcaagACCTTCATGGAAACCCACACGCCCGACCACTAA